The nucleotide sequence AATCTTGAGTGGGTTGAGGTTCCGGCATCCAGGTCTCGAGATGAGTATCCTTCTCAATTTGTTTGAGTAAGTCTTCTTCGTCGCCAAACACTTTCTCGTGCGAAATCACTTGGTCAGATGTTATCGATTGTTTTCGGTTAATTTCAGCAGCAATTTCGAGATTGTGTATAGCTCCGTCTAGTGTCAAAGATGATCGCGGGTTGACTTGAACACTTCCACTGCTTGATTTTTTCCGATGGCTTTTCCTTGTTTTTGAGAGATTCACGACAGGTGCTACGTTATCCTGAATTGTCGTAAAGGCGGGTTTTTCGACTCCATGTTTCGGTGATTTCTTTTTCGGCTTTGTTTCAATTTTAGATTCtaattgtttattttctttGGGTCTTGTTGATAGATTTTCTACTTGACTGGCTGGTTTCGGCTGCGGATACAGATCCATAAATTCAGATTCATTATAAGCTTTTGACAGACCACTCGATGGCAGTGTTTCAATTTTTGCTGACATCGTTTCTGTTTTACTTACATCACCATTCTTTTTTGTTGAGTCATCATTCGTTTTTCCTGAATCATGACTTTTGAAAAAATCTCCACCGAAACTTATATCTGGCAAATCTCGAGACGATTTTTTACTTTCATCGACCACTGGGGGGGCATTAATTTCACCGTTTCGTGGCTTTGTTGACAAAAAATCACTCCCCCAATCTAATTTTACCtcctttttatcaaaaatactgGGATTGTCATAAGATTCTTTTTCCGATCCACTTTTATAGTAACGGTTTGCTCCAGATTCTGTAGACGATTTAGAATTTCCTGACGAAAGTCCCAAATTATCGAAAATGGACCCATTTTTTGATGCAGGCTTTGAATCTTTCGAAGAACGAGACCCAAATAAACTTCCATTTAAACTCCCCAACAATCCGCCGTTAGTTTCAGatttttttgattttccttttttctttctttttttctgttttttaccGTCAACGGTCGGTATTCGAATGTCCATTTGGCTTTTCGTTTGCAAAGAAAAAGGCGCTGAATGCTCATCCCGCCATTTTGAAGTGACGACATTTTTATCGGTTTCACTTTGCAGCTCCTCCATTTTTTGTCCTGTATCTATTTTTACGGTTGGGTAAACATCTAAATCTTCGATTTCTGGTAACGGATAATTTTTCATAACCTCAGGTGACACCATAGCttcgtttattttttcttcTCTTTCTTCAACGGTGAAGTTTTTCCAAGACTCtctgaaaacaagaaaaattgaatcaaaaattCGAACATGACCCCTTGACCTAAGCCCCTAGCAGTTGTCGGAGTTCTGAGAAAATAGTGTGCGGAGGTCGGTTCCCCCCTTGAAAAGTGTAAAAAAACGCATTTTTCTGTAAAACCTGGAACTAGCTGATGCAGTCTAACACGtaattagaaatttcaaaacTCCTCAAAATTTTTGGCTTCGCCACTGGTAGCTCCTCATGCATACATGCCACTCatacagagccttgtttagaggaaataatattatcaaaaacatTGGGTTTCGTGTAGGTTCGTACaacaataacttctagtgggcgtggcgtgaTAATTTCTGCATATATATGTCA is from Styela clava chromosome 9, kaStyClav1.hap1.2, whole genome shotgun sequence and encodes:
- the LOC120340130 gene encoding uncharacterized protein LOC120340130; the protein is MALWIDDPAKQKEIRDYFSSINCMTMKIIEDIMKVEDDYRESWKNFTVEEREEKINEAMVSPEVMKNYPLPEIEDLDVYPTVKIDTGQKMEELQSETDKNVVTSKWRDEHSAPFSLQTKSQMDIRIPTVDGKKQKKRKKKGKSKKSETNGGLLGSLNGSLFGSRSSKDSKPASKNGSIFDNLGLSSGNSKSSTESGANRYYKSGSEKESYDNPSIFDKKEVKLDWGSDFLSTKPRNGEINAPPVVDESKKSSRDLPDISFGGDFFKSHDSGKTNDDSTKKNGDVSKTETMSAKIETLPSSGLSKAYNESEFMDLYPQPKPASQVENLSTRPKENKQLESKIETKPKKKSPKHGVEKPAFTTIQDNVAPVVNLSKTRKSHRKKSSSGSVQVNPRSSLTLDGAIHNLEIAAEINRKQSITSDQVISHEKVFGDEEDLLKQIEKDTHLETWMPEPQPTQDSPLLTSSEKHKDKEIDLQKSGFDFLDNW